A single window of Agromyces aureus DNA harbors:
- a CDS encoding ClpP family protease — protein MSEDTQAPLHPIDADLSTQLFRQRVVVLGTELDQNLGNRLTSQLLLLSAEDPDRDIAFWINSPGGSVTAMLAIMDVMKAIPNDVATVAIGMAASAGQFLLSSGTPGKRVALPHARILMHQGSAGIGGTAVDVELQADDLRQTRDTMLGLLAEHTGQPLERITEDSLRDRWVSASEAVEYGFIDRVVHDAIDIYPGARGRLHGPGFRSDAGGHPLANPAAAARQGALA, from the coding sequence ATGAGCGAAGACACCCAGGCCCCGCTGCATCCGATCGATGCGGACCTCTCGACCCAGCTGTTCCGCCAGCGCGTCGTCGTGCTCGGCACCGAGCTCGACCAGAACCTCGGCAACCGGCTCACGAGCCAGCTGCTGCTGCTCTCGGCCGAGGATCCCGACCGCGACATCGCGTTCTGGATCAACTCGCCCGGCGGCTCGGTGACCGCCATGCTCGCGATCATGGACGTCATGAAGGCGATCCCGAACGACGTCGCGACGGTCGCGATCGGCATGGCGGCGAGCGCCGGCCAGTTCCTGCTCTCGTCGGGAACGCCGGGCAAGCGCGTCGCGCTGCCGCACGCGCGCATCCTCATGCACCAGGGGTCGGCCGGCATCGGCGGCACCGCGGTCGACGTCGAACTGCAGGCCGACGACCTGCGGCAGACCCGCGACACGATGCTGGGCCTGCTCGCGGAGCACACGGGGCAACCGCTCGAGCGCATCACCGAGGACTCGCTGCGAGACCGCTGGGTCTCGGCTTCGGAGGCCGTCGAGTACGGGTTCATCGACCGGGTCGTGCACGACGCGATCGACATCTATCCGGGCGCGCGCGGTCGCCTGCACGGTCCGGGCTTCCGGTCGGATGCCGGAGGGCACCCGCTCGCGAACCCCGCCGCCGCTGCCAGGCAGGGGGCGCTCGCATGA
- a CDS encoding ABC transporter permease — MTTHVLGDTRVLTARSLTHILRSPDTIITTAVTPIALMLLFVYVLGGAINTGSDESYINYMLPGILLITIASGVAYTSYRLFLDLQGGIFERFQSMPVARSSMLWAHVLTSLVANLASMAIVIGVALIMGFRTGASVAAWLAVIGIMVLFTLAMTWLAVVAGLSAKTVDGASAFSYPLIFLPFISSAFVPTESMPAPVAWFAENQPVTSIVDTTRALFAGQPVGSDIWVALAWLVGILVIAYVWAVAIYRRKFS; from the coding sequence ATGACCACCCACGTCCTCGGCGACACCCGGGTGCTCACGGCCCGGTCGCTGACCCACATCCTCCGCAGCCCCGACACGATCATCACGACGGCGGTCACCCCGATCGCACTGATGCTGCTGTTCGTGTACGTGCTGGGCGGCGCGATCAACACCGGATCCGACGAGTCGTACATCAACTACATGCTCCCGGGAATCCTGCTGATCACGATCGCGTCGGGCGTCGCATACACGTCGTACCGGTTGTTCCTCGACCTGCAGGGCGGCATCTTCGAGCGGTTCCAGTCCATGCCGGTCGCGAGATCGAGCATGCTCTGGGCGCACGTGCTCACGTCCCTGGTGGCGAACCTCGCTTCGATGGCGATCGTGATCGGCGTCGCGCTGATCATGGGGTTCCGCACCGGCGCGTCGGTGGCGGCCTGGCTCGCGGTCATCGGCATCATGGTCCTGTTCACCCTCGCCATGACCTGGCTTGCCGTGGTCGCAGGGCTCTCGGCGAAGACCGTCGACGGTGCGAGCGCGTTCAGCTACCCGCTGATCTTCCTGCCGTTCATCAGCTCGGCCTTCGTGCCGACCGAGTCGATGCCCGCGCCGGTCGCCTGGTTCGCCGAGAACCAGCCCGTGACCTCGATCGTCGACACCACGCGGGCCTTGTTCGCCGGCCAACCGGTCGGCAGCGACATCTGGGTCGCCCTCGCCTGGCTGGTCGGCATCCTCGTCATCGCCTACGTATGGGCCGTCGCGATCTACCGCCGCAAGTTCAGCTGA
- a CDS encoding MOSC domain-containing protein, with amino-acid sequence MQLTRVRLYPVKSLGGLDVRSARVEPWGLAADRRWAVVDDTGRTVTARERNQMLGLTAEPLADGGVLLGGATSAPLRIDVPTDAAPVAVGVSRQGTALPAGAEADDWLSERIGQSVRLVWQPDPTVRPVSAEHGGLEGDHMSLADAAPLLLTTEASLAALNAWTDESAPELDMLRFRPNLVVDGDEPFAEDDWGFVTIGGVRFRNAGGCDRCMMTGIDPFTLQRGLEPIRTLSKHRRRDGKTWFGVLLVPQNLGELAVGDAVTID; translated from the coding sequence ATGCAGCTCACCCGCGTTCGCCTCTACCCCGTGAAGTCGCTCGGCGGCCTCGACGTGCGATCCGCACGCGTCGAGCCGTGGGGGCTCGCGGCCGACCGCCGCTGGGCCGTCGTCGACGACACCGGTCGCACGGTCACCGCTCGCGAACGCAACCAGATGCTGGGCCTCACGGCCGAGCCGCTCGCCGACGGCGGGGTGCTGCTCGGCGGCGCGACCTCCGCCCCGCTCCGCATCGACGTGCCGACGGATGCCGCACCCGTCGCCGTGGGCGTCTCGCGCCAGGGCACCGCGCTGCCCGCGGGCGCCGAGGCCGACGACTGGCTGAGCGAGCGCATCGGGCAGTCGGTGCGGCTGGTCTGGCAGCCCGACCCGACCGTGCGACCGGTGAGCGCCGAGCACGGCGGACTCGAGGGCGATCACATGTCACTCGCCGACGCTGCTCCCCTGCTGCTCACGACCGAGGCGTCGCTCGCCGCCCTGAACGCGTGGACCGACGAGAGCGCTCCCGAGCTCGACATGCTGCGGTTCCGGCCCAACCTCGTCGTCGACGGCGACGAGCCGTTCGCCGAGGACGACTGGGGCTTCGTGACCATCGGCGGCGTGCGGTTCCGCAACGCCGGCGGCTGCGACCGCTGCATGATGACCGGTATCGACCCGTTCACCCTGCAACGCGGGCTCGAGCCGATCCGTACGCTCTCGAAGCACCGCCGCCGCGACGGCAAGACCTGGTTCGGCGTGCTGCTCGTGCCGCAGAACCTCGGCGAGCTCGCCGTCGGCGACGCGGTGACGATCGACTGA
- a CDS encoding hemerythrin domain-containing protein — MPAAALPSSGDAPTPGAKTCDASGMAEIHRLFKVGFGEGPALVTGVGEADAAHADVVGDHLAMLSTSLHAHHEGEDARLWGALEQRAPACAVHVERMKAHHAELLVHLVALDEALPAWRASGRRDDAASVLSALDGVNAALDVHLPDEEANIVPVMERTLTQQEVEWFGEHGRAATPKGKMFVQLGAILAAQPDGGDEWMRRNLPAPVRGIWRAFGRRTYERNRAQLLGTR, encoded by the coding sequence ATGCCCGCAGCAGCCCTTCCCTCGAGCGGTGACGCGCCGACGCCCGGTGCGAAGACCTGCGACGCGAGTGGCATGGCCGAGATCCACCGCCTGTTCAAGGTCGGCTTCGGCGAGGGCCCGGCACTCGTCACAGGCGTCGGCGAGGCGGATGCCGCGCACGCCGACGTCGTCGGCGACCACCTCGCGATGCTCTCGACGAGCCTGCACGCGCATCACGAGGGTGAGGACGCGAGGCTCTGGGGCGCGCTCGAGCAGCGGGCACCCGCGTGCGCGGTGCACGTGGAGCGCATGAAGGCGCACCATGCCGAGCTGCTCGTGCACCTGGTCGCCCTCGACGAGGCGCTGCCCGCGTGGCGCGCGAGCGGTCGGCGCGACGACGCGGCATCCGTGCTCTCGGCGCTCGACGGGGTCAATGCGGCGCTCGACGTGCACCTGCCCGACGAGGAGGCGAACATCGTGCCCGTCATGGAGCGCACGCTCACGCAGCAGGAGGTCGAGTGGTTCGGCGAGCACGGCCGTGCCGCGACGCCGAAGGGCAAGATGTTCGTGCAGCTCGGGGCCATCCTCGCGGCGCAGCCCGACGGCGGCGACGAGTGGATGCGGCGCAACCTGCCCGCGCCCGTTCGCGGCATCTGGCGCGCGTTCGGCCGGCGCACCTACGAGAGGAACCGCGCGCAGCTGCTCGGCACGCGCTGA
- a CDS encoding DMT family transporter: MTRRGVLLFAALGIAWGIPYLFIKIAVSELEPAMVVLGRSGLAAVLLLPLAFFRREVVAVVRRWKPMLAYTIVEIVLPWYFLSSAEQHLPSSTAGLLLAAVPLAGVAIAFAMGRPERLSGSNWLGIAIGMLGVAALVGLDVAGSDLGAVAEMGVVVIGYALGPAILARWMPDLPGIGVVAVSLAVAAVIYVPVVFATSAWPAAWPSTSVVVSIIVLAVVCSALAFILMVALIGEIGPVKATTITYVNPAVAIIAGVLVLGERITVWTVVGFVLVLTGSYLVTRRRRDPVAAPAPEAAPAVE, from the coding sequence GTGACGCGTCGAGGGGTTCTGCTGTTCGCCGCGCTCGGCATCGCCTGGGGCATCCCCTATCTCTTCATCAAGATCGCGGTGAGCGAGCTCGAGCCCGCCATGGTGGTGCTCGGGCGATCCGGGCTGGCCGCCGTGCTGCTGCTGCCGCTCGCGTTCTTCCGTCGCGAAGTCGTCGCCGTCGTGCGCCGCTGGAAGCCGATGCTCGCGTACACGATCGTCGAGATCGTGCTGCCCTGGTACTTCCTGAGCTCTGCCGAGCAGCACCTGCCGAGCTCGACCGCCGGCCTGCTGCTCGCCGCCGTGCCGCTCGCGGGTGTCGCGATCGCGTTCGCGATGGGGCGACCCGAACGCCTCAGCGGGTCGAACTGGCTCGGCATCGCCATCGGCATGCTCGGCGTCGCGGCGCTCGTCGGCCTCGACGTCGCGGGCTCCGACCTCGGGGCTGTCGCCGAGATGGGGGTCGTGGTCATCGGCTACGCGCTCGGCCCCGCGATCCTCGCCCGCTGGATGCCCGACCTGCCGGGCATCGGCGTCGTCGCCGTCTCGCTCGCCGTCGCCGCCGTCATCTACGTGCCCGTGGTGTTCGCGACCTCGGCCTGGCCGGCCGCCTGGCCCTCGACCTCCGTCGTGGTGTCGATCATCGTGCTCGCGGTCGTGTGCAGCGCGCTCGCGTTCATCCTCATGGTCGCCCTCATCGGGGAGATCGGCCCGGTCAAGGCGACCACGATCACCTACGTGAACCCGGCCGTCGCGATCATCGCCGGGGTCCTCGTGCTCGGGGAGCGCATCACCGTCTGGACCGTCGTCGGCTTCGTGCTCGTGCTCACCGGCTCGTACCTCGTCACCCGGCGCCGCCGCGACCCGGTCGCCGCCCCGGCGCCGGAGGCCGCCCCGGCGGTCGAGTAG
- a CDS encoding dihydrofolate reductase family protein has protein sequence MSRLTQNTQTNPRPEASPAMRPIIITAFVSLDGVMDSPGGGDHPRAGWTFKEVPFVAEAYEMKGTEQLEASAMLLGRQSYDEFAPIWPTMAEFAEYNAMPKYVVSSTLEDPEWTNTHVLRSLDEVAALREGEGGPIIVHGSAKLGQGLAAAGLVDRYHLLVFPLTLGSGKRLFDGNATGTMKLVVQAAYDNGIIKAVYDVEY, from the coding sequence ATGTCGCGTCTCACCCAGAACACCCAGACCAACCCCCGACCGGAAGCGAGCCCCGCCATGCGCCCCATCATCATCACCGCGTTCGTCAGCCTCGACGGCGTCATGGACTCCCCGGGCGGCGGCGACCACCCGCGCGCCGGCTGGACCTTCAAGGAGGTGCCCTTCGTCGCCGAAGCCTACGAGATGAAGGGAACCGAGCAGCTCGAGGCATCCGCGATGCTGCTGGGTCGCCAGAGCTACGACGAGTTCGCGCCGATCTGGCCGACCATGGCCGAGTTCGCGGAGTACAACGCGATGCCGAAGTACGTCGTCTCATCGACCCTCGAAGACCCCGAGTGGACCAACACGCACGTGCTTCGCTCGCTCGACGAGGTCGCGGCGCTGCGCGAGGGCGAAGGCGGCCCGATCATCGTGCACGGCAGCGCGAAGCTCGGCCAGGGGCTCGCGGCGGCCGGACTCGTCGACCGCTACCACCTGCTGGTCTTCCCGCTGACGCTCGGCAGCGGCAAGCGCCTCTTCGACGGCAACGCGACGGGCACGATGAAGCTCGTCGTCCAGGCCGCCTACGACAACGGCATCATCAAGGCCGTCTACGACGTCGAGTACTGA
- a CDS encoding DUF6611 family protein: MSSLPRDFVLHGSRSMHRAATAVHSACSAEWLAVRDGRHRWGDSSAVVGRYGVVVHTVVVYPPGSSTVDRRWIRAWRSAPLFSVVLFWVSLAVFASAVPMGWAFAAAIGAVVAMVAALARRTRDLRRSVVQLMTEVSPGSAADGAAVRQAAVHRLVATMNATEVQLAAGRIDELEFQRRWHTAYDAVRSAGFRRRAQPADA, from the coding sequence ATGTCATCCCTTCCTCGCGACTTCGTGCTGCACGGATCCCGTTCGATGCATCGAGCGGCCACGGCGGTGCACTCGGCCTGCTCCGCCGAATGGCTCGCCGTCCGCGACGGGCGTCATCGCTGGGGGGACTCCTCCGCGGTCGTCGGCCGGTACGGCGTGGTGGTGCACACCGTGGTGGTCTATCCGCCTGGTTCGTCGACGGTCGATCGTCGCTGGATCCGCGCCTGGCGTTCGGCCCCACTGTTCTCGGTGGTGCTGTTCTGGGTGAGCCTCGCCGTGTTCGCGTCGGCCGTCCCGATGGGGTGGGCGTTCGCGGCGGCGATCGGGGCCGTCGTCGCGATGGTCGCGGCACTCGCTCGACGCACGCGGGACCTCCGCCGATCGGTGGTCCAGCTCATGACCGAGGTGTCGCCCGGCAGCGCCGCCGACGGAGCGGCGGTGCGTCAGGCGGCCGTGCACCGCCTGGTCGCGACCATGAACGCCACCGAGGTGCAGCTCGCGGCGGGGCGCATCGACGAGCTCGAGTTCCAGCGTCGCTGGCACACCGCATACGACGCCGTCAGGTCGGCGGGATTCAGACGACGTGCACAGCCGGCCGACGCTTGA
- a CDS encoding amino acid transporter, whose amino-acid sequence MTGLVDDSGAHQGPHAKRVEHTNSWWRVMCLTGLDYFSTLGYQPAIAALAAGLVSPFATLVLVALTLFGALPVYRRVAKESFKGSGSIAMLERLLPWWAGKLFVLVLLGFAATDFMITITLSAADASAHAIANPFAPAWFEGGQVWITLVLIALLGLVFLKGFREAIRVAVVLVAVFLALNLVVVVVAIWHVIENPVVIEDWWSALFTQHGDPLLVIGVALIVFPKLALGLSGFETGVAVMPQIHGSQNDPPNDPQTRIRGARRLLTTAAVIMSAFLITSSFTTTLLIPQAEFQPGGEANGRALAYLAHEFLGEAFGTVYDVSTILILWFAGASAMAGLLNLVPRYLPKYGMAPQWARAVRPLVIVFIAIAFLITIIFEADVDAQGGAYATGVLVLITSASVAVTISARQRRQRPQFIGFGVITVVFLYTTALNIVERPDGLRIAALFILGILVISLVSRVGRSFELRAPTVAFDPVATEFIADDAERGELLFIAHEPHSESGHEYAAKDRDERRYSNIPAGARTIFLEVHPSDSSDFEEDLDVVGSSQFGYRVLRVRSGNVPNTIAAVLLAARDATGVVPTVYCEWTEGNPISNMFRYLITGVGEVAPVTREVLREAEPDLKRRPAVHVV is encoded by the coding sequence ATGACCGGCCTCGTCGACGACAGCGGCGCCCACCAGGGCCCGCACGCGAAGCGGGTCGAGCACACGAACTCCTGGTGGCGGGTCATGTGCCTGACAGGCCTCGACTACTTCTCGACGCTCGGCTACCAACCGGCGATCGCCGCCCTCGCGGCCGGCCTGGTGTCGCCGTTCGCGACCCTCGTGCTCGTCGCGCTCACCCTCTTCGGCGCCCTGCCGGTCTACCGCCGGGTCGCGAAGGAGAGCTTCAAGGGCTCAGGGTCGATCGCGATGCTCGAACGCCTGCTGCCCTGGTGGGCGGGCAAGCTCTTCGTGCTCGTGCTCCTCGGCTTCGCCGCGACCGACTTCATGATCACGATCACGCTGTCGGCCGCCGACGCGTCGGCGCACGCCATCGCCAACCCCTTCGCCCCTGCGTGGTTCGAGGGCGGGCAGGTGTGGATCACGCTCGTGCTGATCGCGTTGCTCGGGCTCGTCTTCCTGAAGGGCTTCCGCGAGGCGATCCGGGTGGCCGTCGTGCTCGTCGCCGTCTTCCTGGCTTTGAACCTCGTGGTGGTCGTCGTCGCGATCTGGCACGTGATCGAGAACCCGGTCGTCATCGAGGACTGGTGGTCAGCGCTGTTCACACAGCACGGCGACCCGCTGCTCGTCATCGGCGTGGCGCTCATCGTGTTCCCGAAGCTCGCCCTCGGTCTCTCCGGGTTCGAAACCGGCGTCGCCGTGATGCCGCAGATCCACGGTTCCCAGAACGACCCGCCGAACGACCCGCAGACGCGCATCAGGGGTGCCCGCCGACTGCTCACGACCGCCGCGGTCATCATGAGCGCGTTCCTCATCACCTCGAGCTTCACGACGACGCTCCTCATCCCGCAGGCCGAGTTCCAGCCCGGCGGCGAGGCGAACGGCCGCGCCCTCGCCTACCTCGCGCACGAATTCCTCGGCGAGGCGTTCGGCACGGTCTACGACGTCAGCACCATCCTCATCCTCTGGTTCGCGGGGGCCTCGGCCATGGCCGGCCTTCTGAACCTCGTGCCCCGCTACCTCCCGAAGTACGGCATGGCGCCGCAGTGGGCGCGCGCCGTGCGCCCGCTGGTGATCGTCTTCATCGCCATCGCGTTCCTCATCACGATCATCTTCGAGGCCGACGTCGACGCGCAGGGCGGCGCGTACGCCACCGGCGTGCTCGTGCTCATCACCTCGGCATCGGTCGCCGTGACGATCTCGGCCCGCCAACGGCGACAGCGGCCGCAGTTCATCGGCTTCGGCGTCATCACCGTGGTCTTCCTTTACACGACGGCGCTCAACATCGTCGAACGGCCCGACGGCCTCCGTATCGCCGCGCTGTTCATCCTGGGCATCCTCGTGATCTCGCTCGTCTCCCGCGTCGGCCGCTCGTTCGAGCTGCGGGCTCCGACCGTGGCATTCGACCCGGTGGCGACCGAGTTCATCGCCGACGACGCCGAGCGCGGCGAACTGCTCTTCATCGCCCACGAACCGCACTCGGAGAGCGGCCACGAATACGCCGCCAAGGACCGTGATGAGCGCCGGTACAGCAACATCCCCGCCGGCGCCCGCACGATCTTCCTCGAGGTGCACCCCTCCGACTCGTCCGACTTCGAGGAGGACCTTGACGTGGTCGGCTCGAGTCAGTTCGGATATCGCGTGCTCCGTGTGCGGAGCGGCAACGTGCCGAACACGATCGCCGCCGTGCTGCTCGCTGCCCGCGACGCGACCGGCGTCGTACCGACGGTCTACTGCGAGTGGACCGAGGGCAACCCCATCTCCAACATGTTCCGCTACCTCATCACCGGGGTCGGCGAGGTCGCACCCGTGACCCGCGAGGTGCTCCGCGAGGCAGAACCCGACCTCAAGCGTCGGCCGGCTGTGCACGTCGTCTGA
- a CDS encoding ClpP family protease, with protein sequence MSGYTIPYVTERRGNVERTVDVYSRLLGERIITLGTEIDDGVANVLIAQLLHLEADSQEAPVHLYLNSPGGSPQAALAVYDTIQHIRPAVATTCVGQVGGPVAMLLAGGAPGMRGILRHGRAVLHQPSTQGRGSIPDLIIHADEVLRVRGELEAVLAHDTGRTREQVRHDTDRELILDAAAAVEYGLADRVVAVQRAGAQAIAG encoded by the coding sequence ATGAGCGGCTACACGATCCCGTACGTCACCGAGCGGCGCGGCAACGTGGAGCGCACGGTCGACGTGTACAGCCGGCTGCTCGGCGAGCGCATCATCACGCTCGGCACCGAGATCGACGACGGCGTCGCCAACGTGCTCATCGCCCAACTGCTGCACCTCGAGGCCGACAGCCAGGAGGCGCCCGTGCACCTCTACCTCAACTCCCCCGGCGGCTCGCCGCAGGCCGCGCTCGCGGTGTACGACACCATCCAGCACATCAGGCCCGCGGTCGCGACGACGTGCGTCGGGCAGGTCGGCGGCCCCGTGGCGATGCTGCTCGCGGGTGGAGCACCCGGCATGCGCGGCATCCTGCGGCACGGGCGGGCGGTACTGCACCAGCCGTCGACACAGGGGCGCGGGTCGATCCCCGACCTCATCATCCACGCCGACGAGGTGCTGCGCGTGCGCGGCGAACTCGAGGCCGTGCTCGCGCACGACACGGGGCGCACGCGCGAGCAGGTGCGCCACGACACCGATCGGGAGCTGATCCTGGATGCCGCGGCCGCCGTCGAGTACGGGCTCGCCGACCGCGTGGTCGCGGTGCAGCGGGCGGGGGCTCAGGCGATCGCGGGCTAG
- a CDS encoding PadR family transcriptional regulator, producing the protein MGKQTTEMLKGTLEGIVLAILAKQPAYGYEITARLRDQGFSDIAEGTIYALLVRIEQRGLVDVEKVPSEKGPPRKVYALNATGGEYLEEFWGTWSFLAERIEQLHRDIRPKHDTDDTNRTDEAEGA; encoded by the coding sequence ATGGGCAAGCAGACGACCGAGATGCTGAAGGGCACGCTCGAGGGCATCGTCCTCGCGATCCTGGCCAAGCAGCCGGCGTACGGGTACGAGATCACGGCCCGGCTCCGCGACCAGGGCTTCTCCGACATCGCCGAGGGCACGATCTACGCCCTGCTGGTCCGCATCGAGCAGCGCGGCCTCGTCGACGTCGAGAAGGTCCCGTCCGAGAAGGGCCCGCCGCGCAAGGTCTACGCGTTGAACGCGACCGGCGGCGAGTACCTCGAAGAGTTCTGGGGGACCTGGAGCTTCCTCGCCGAACGCATCGAACAGCTCCACCGCGACATCCGACCGAAGCACGACACCGACGACACCAACCGCACCGACGAAGCAGAAGGAGCATGA
- a CDS encoding DUF1048 domain-containing protein, which produces MAAKWIEALTGSLEQKKQYKQYKARIAALPEPYRAAANAFERYFMYQGGITDGDPAVMMTMLGDFADLWERAAIDQTPISEIAGGDPVAFAEAFSEAYVGKRWVDKERNRLTKTIEGLEEAEGRDAR; this is translated from the coding sequence ATGGCCGCGAAGTGGATCGAAGCCCTCACCGGCTCGCTCGAGCAGAAGAAGCAGTACAAGCAGTACAAGGCCCGCATCGCCGCGCTGCCCGAGCCGTACCGCGCGGCGGCGAACGCGTTCGAGCGGTACTTCATGTACCAGGGCGGCATCACCGACGGCGACCCCGCGGTCATGATGACCATGCTCGGCGACTTCGCCGACCTGTGGGAGCGCGCGGCGATCGATCAGACGCCGATCAGCGAGATCGCCGGCGGCGACCCCGTCGCGTTCGCCGAGGCGTTCAGCGAGGCCTACGTGGGCAAGCGCTGGGTCGACAAGGAGCGCAACCGCCTCACCAAGACGATCGAGGGCCTCGAGGAGGCCGAAGGGAGGGACGCGCGATGA
- a CDS encoding helix-turn-helix domain-containing protein: MDAIRPQTTERMPRRGAEHERTPLWREALGAFLRRERLAQQRILADVARDADVSTQYLSEIERGRKEPSSEILAAVTEALGLTLLDVAAGVAAELTGREARVAPRPLVVLDLTARGGHRPGHHETSAPVAGSIHDVALVA; the protein is encoded by the coding sequence ATGGACGCGATCCGGCCGCAGACGACCGAGCGGATGCCGCGGCGCGGCGCCGAACACGAGCGCACCCCGCTCTGGCGCGAGGCGCTCGGCGCCTTCCTCCGACGCGAACGCCTCGCCCAGCAGCGCATCCTCGCCGACGTCGCGCGCGACGCCGACGTCTCGACGCAGTACCTCTCCGAGATCGAACGCGGTCGCAAGGAACCCTCGAGCGAGATCCTCGCCGCCGTGACCGAGGCGCTGGGGCTCACCCTGCTCGACGTCGCGGCCGGCGTCGCAGCCGAGCTCACGGGTCGTGAGGCGCGCGTGGCGCCGCGACCGCTCGTGGTGCTCGACCTCACCGCGCGAGGCGGGCACCGGCCGGGCCACCACGAGACGTCGGCTCCGGTCGCGGGCTCGATCCACGACGTCGCCCTCGTCGCCTAG
- a CDS encoding ABC transporter ATP-binding protein — MTTATQPAPAIRVQGIEKSFKDLQVLKGVDFDVKAGSIFALLGSNGAGKTTLVRILSTLLKADAGTATVHGFDVAAKPNDVRESISLTGQFAAVDEVLTGRENLVLVAKLRHLKNPGAIADDLLAMFGLTEAGGRRAATYSGGMRRRLDISMSLIGDPPVIFLDEPTTGLDPQARIEVWQTVKQLAKGGTTVLLTTQYLDEAEQLADRIAILHEGRIIQNGTLAELKQLLPAAKVEYVEKQPSLEDVFLTLVGHTGEAATDDADTTRASGSASAGKELR, encoded by the coding sequence ATGACCACCGCGACCCAGCCCGCACCCGCGATCCGGGTGCAGGGCATCGAGAAGTCCTTCAAGGACCTCCAGGTGCTGAAGGGCGTCGACTTCGACGTGAAGGCGGGCAGCATCTTCGCGCTGCTCGGCTCGAACGGCGCCGGCAAGACGACGCTCGTGCGCATCCTGTCGACGCTGCTGAAGGCCGATGCCGGCACCGCGACGGTGCACGGCTTCGACGTCGCCGCGAAGCCCAACGACGTGCGCGAGTCGATCAGCCTCACCGGTCAGTTCGCCGCCGTCGACGAGGTGCTCACCGGGCGCGAGAACCTCGTGCTCGTCGCGAAGCTCCGCCACCTGAAGAACCCCGGCGCGATCGCCGACGACCTGCTCGCCATGTTCGGGCTCACCGAGGCCGGCGGCCGCAGGGCGGCGACCTACTCGGGCGGCATGCGTCGCCGGCTCGACATCTCGATGAGCCTGATCGGCGACCCGCCGGTCATCTTCCTCGACGAGCCGACCACGGGCCTCGACCCGCAGGCGCGCATCGAAGTGTGGCAGACCGTCAAGCAGCTCGCGAAGGGCGGCACGACCGTGCTGCTCACCACGCAGTACCTCGATGAGGCCGAGCAGCTCGCCGACCGCATCGCGATCCTGCACGAGGGCCGCATCATCCAGAACGGCACCCTCGCCGAACTCAAGCAGCTGCTGCCGGCCGCGAAGGTCGAGTACGTCGAGAAGCAGCCCTCGCTCGAGGACGTCTTCCTCACGCTCGTCGGACACACCGGCGAGGCAGCAACGGACGATGCCGACACGACCCGCGCGAGCGGTTCGGCCTCGGCAGGAAAGGAACTCCGATGA